A genomic stretch from Candidatus Brocadiia bacterium includes:
- a CDS encoding DUF4272 domain-containing protein, producing MGLFASIIHLRDVEQNQVIKEIDKRMSESGYRRSELLSIPQSGPSTLPDHKKWMNDGKYYLVSPKQGNWVTIIESPLVTTEPYGSGLANMLSKTLSTYSLALSVHDSDIFFYNLDYKGVPKDGYNSYPQYFEDARLSNAKVKEQRHTPEEFQPILPQGVTMEQLKNILNAGWWNEFDTGSLGNDGAVTGNDEYFGSEENRMTDFGTLLQLGGKVTKYPYAFWDGSEDILWKEFKAIRYLKQKNSCMIFFDNEIQENSTYAQRFFSLCIDFSTFLLLALICTLAPEPYDTISAFTLIVWYIVWHKIFRKTGQTIGTKLMRIRVVPMYGSKLSFIAPFYRIFLSAPQFALFAAYENIDRHEDQSILDKVSHTYTIKLKNKIVSKGTVSTGGDAATQGQKIFTGRNKYRQASIQRLSKFGIKIPGHLPLIENNSELNPRSKDEVIGKICAFGYVIGMGYTDKTDDLIASIDKYKLWPYVSQFQAKCLKNPGSITKQDKTNFMWLAECVYAFAWCLKIVELDCTKTCPDNLADLTVPGHTPDEFMKNKEMRSLEEIQQEADFHYCLHWYEQQCRIDGKKGLVGEGVIWERRRALDWTIGVSNDWDDMPSDT from the coding sequence ATGGGTTTATTTGCGTCAATAATTCATTTACGAGATGTTGAGCAAAACCAGGTAATCAAAGAAATTGATAAGCGTATGAGTGAGTCAGGGTATCGCAGGAGTGAATTATTGTCTATTCCCCAAAGTGGTCCTTCCACACTCCCCGACCACAAAAAATGGATGAACGATGGCAAGTACTACTTAGTTTCGCCTAAACAAGGTAATTGGGTAACCATTATTGAGTCGCCACTTGTAACTACCGAACCATATGGAAGCGGCCTTGCCAACATGTTAAGCAAAACATTATCCACATACTCATTAGCGTTAAGTGTCCACGATAGTGATATCTTCTTCTACAATTTAGATTATAAGGGAGTCCCCAAAGACGGGTATAACAGTTATCCTCAGTACTTTGAGGATGCGCGACTCAGTAATGCTAAGGTAAAAGAACAAAGGCATACGCCGGAAGAGTTTCAACCAATTTTACCTCAAGGCGTAACAATGGAGCAATTAAAAAACATTTTAAATGCCGGCTGGTGGAATGAATTTGATACGGGTTCTTTAGGTAATGATGGCGCAGTCACCGGAAATGATGAGTATTTTGGTTCAGAGGAAAATAGAATGACCGATTTTGGCACCTTACTACAATTAGGTGGCAAAGTGACTAAATATCCATATGCGTTTTGGGATGGGTCGGAAGATATTCTATGGAAGGAATTCAAGGCTATTAGATACTTAAAACAGAAAAATAGCTGTATGATATTTTTCGATAATGAAATCCAGGAGAACTCAACTTATGCACAAAGGTTTTTTTCCTTATGCATTGATTTCAGCACATTTTTATTATTAGCATTAATTTGTACACTAGCGCCTGAGCCATACGATACAATTTCCGCATTTACCTTGATTGTATGGTATATTGTATGGCATAAAATATTCCGAAAAACAGGACAAACCATTGGAACAAAGTTAATGAGAATAAGAGTTGTTCCGATGTATGGGTCTAAATTATCTTTTATAGCCCCGTTTTACCGAATATTTTTAAGCGCTCCTCAATTTGCTCTTTTTGCGGCATACGAAAACATAGACCGGCATGAAGACCAATCTATCCTTGATAAGGTATCGCATACATATACAATTAAACTAAAAAATAAAATCGTTAGCAAAGGGACCGTTTCTACCGGCGGAGATGCTGCAACCCAGGGACAAAAAATCTTTACAGGCAGAAATAAATACCGCCAAGCGAGCATTCAACGACTGAGCAAGTTTGGTATCAAAATTCCCGGACACCTACCTTTAATCGAGAATAATTCGGAGTTGAATCCTAGAAGTAAGGATGAGGTAATAGGCAAAATATGCGCCTTTGGATATGTCATTGGCATGGGGTACACTGATAAAACAGATGATTTGATTGCCAGTATAGATAAATACAAACTTTGGCCATATGTCAGTCAGTTCCAGGCCAAGTGCCTTAAAAATCCGGGTAGTATAACAAAACAGGACAAGACAAATTTTATGTGGCTGGCCGAGTGCGTTTATGCATTTGCTTGGTGTCTGAAGATTGTTGAACTGGATTGCACTAAAACCTGCCCTGATAATCTGGCTGATTTAACCGTTCCAGGCCATACGCCGGATGAATTCATGAAGAACAAGGAAATGAGGAGCCTTGAAGAAATACAACAAGAAGCGGATTTTCATTACTGCTTACATTGGTATGAGCAACAATGCCGTATAGATGGCAAAAAGGGGTTAGTTGGAGAAGGGGTAATCTGGGAAAGAAGAAGAGCATTGGATTGGACGATTGGCGTTTCTAACGACTGGGATGATATGCCAAGCGATACCTAA
- a CDS encoding inositol monophosphatase family protein — MMNEYLQFARVLARRAGRLIHSLEGRCSAKTKSTELDLVTKADKLSEKLIISAIRKRFPQHQILSEEDAGSIRRYNSEFITHNSSLCWVIDPLDGTTNFSHSFPFYCVSIALVQGQTPLIGAVYSPALDELFSAVKGKGAWLNDGRIKVSKVKRLTSGMLCTGFPYIIRQKPGDNFRNFQRFCLTAQAVRRAGAAALDLCYLAMGRLDGFWERELKPWDTAAGALIAQEAGGKVSDFKGGPFRLFGKREILASNGLIHNEMVRVINRG; from the coding sequence ATGATGAACGAATATCTCCAATTTGCCAGGGTTCTTGCCCGTCGGGCTGGGCGGTTAATACACAGTCTCGAAGGCAGATGTTCTGCCAAAACCAAGTCCACCGAGCTTGACCTGGTCACCAAAGCCGACAAGCTCTCCGAGAAGCTGATTATCAGCGCCATCCGCAAGCGCTTTCCACAGCACCAAATCTTGTCCGAAGAAGACGCTGGTTCGATAAGGCGTTATAATTCAGAATTTATAACTCATAATTCATCATTATGTTGGGTCATCGACCCTTTGGACGGCACTACAAACTTCTCGCACTCATTCCCGTTCTATTGCGTGTCCATAGCCCTGGTGCAAGGCCAGACGCCGCTTATCGGCGCGGTCTATAGTCCGGCCCTGGACGAGTTATTCTCAGCCGTCAAAGGAAAGGGCGCGTGGCTTAATGATGGAAGAATAAAGGTATCAAAGGTCAAACGCCTGACCAGCGGCATGCTCTGCACCGGGTTTCCTTACATTATAAGACAGAAGCCTGGTGATAACTTTAGGAACTTCCAACGCTTCTGCCTGACGGCCCAGGCGGTGCGCCGGGCTGGGGCGGCCGCTTTGGATTTATGCTATTTAGCTATGGGTCGGCTGGACGGGTTCTGGGAACGGGAATTAAAGCCCTGGGATACGGCGGCCGGAGCGCTTATCGCGCAGGAGGCCGGCGGCAAGGTCAGCGACTTCAAGGGCGGGCCGTTCCGGTTGTTTGGCAAGAGAGAGATTCTTGCCTCCAACGGATTGATACATAACGAGATGGTCCGGGTCATAAATAGGGGGTAG
- a CDS encoding radical SAM protein has translation MILLVNPWIHDFAAYDLWMKPLGLLYLGGFLEQRGYPISLIDCLAEGVESSGPYNCGHFRSQVIAKPDCFSGIPRKYKRYGITPAELAGRLKALPSEPDLVLVTSMMTYWYTGVAEIIAVIRKAYPKSPIALGGVYATLCAEHARRNSGADYVITGPGEEQVLELVKTIGINPVSNTPNTESYPAYHLYPGLKSAAMITSRGCPFRCSYCASAELNDGYTCREPSQVIDEINYYISDLGVEDIAFYDDALLFDSHKHIEPIIDGIISRGLNQKARFHTPNGLHISLIDKQLAGKLCRAGFKTIRLGFESVSRQEDSSRKTASADLPRTLGYLYQSGFKPVDVGVYVLMGLPGQALEEVDQSIEFVHKSGGIIKMAQYAPVPGTPDFLKAAKELPQITAEPLLHNKSVYSCRMPGVGFDDLEAIKDKAKQLNSRLKPNT, from the coding sequence ATGATTCTTCTGGTCAATCCCTGGATACACGACTTCGCCGCCTATGACCTGTGGATGAAGCCGCTTGGCCTTTTGTATCTGGGCGGATTCCTGGAGCAGCGCGGTTACCCAATCAGCCTGATTGATTGCCTGGCCGAGGGCGTAGAGTCTTCCGGCCCGTATAACTGCGGCCATTTCCGGAGCCAGGTAATCGCCAAGCCGGACTGTTTTTCCGGGATACCGCGCAAGTACAAACGTTACGGCATCACGCCCGCGGAATTAGCCGGCCGGCTCAAGGCATTGCCGTCCGAACCGGACCTGGTTCTGGTCACCTCGATGATGACCTACTGGTACACCGGCGTGGCTGAGATCATCGCTGTTATCCGGAAAGCCTATCCGAAATCGCCCATAGCTTTGGGCGGGGTATATGCCACGCTCTGCGCCGAACACGCCCGCCGGAACTCCGGGGCTGATTATGTCATCACCGGGCCGGGCGAGGAGCAGGTCCTGGAATTAGTTAAGACAATCGGAATAAATCCCGTATCCAATACTCCAAATACAGAATCCTATCCGGCCTATCATCTTTATCCGGGATTGAAATCCGCGGCGATGATTACCTCGCGCGGATGCCCGTTCCGCTGTTCATACTGCGCCAGCGCAGAGCTTAACGACGGCTATACTTGCCGGGAACCCAGTCAGGTAATCGATGAAATAAATTATTATATTTCGGATTTGGGCGTTGAGGATATCGCCTTTTACGATGACGCCCTGTTGTTCGACAGCCATAAGCATATCGAACCGATTATTGACGGCATCATCAGCCGGGGGCTTAACCAAAAAGCGCGTTTCCATACGCCCAACGGGTTGCATATAAGTTTGATAGACAAACAGCTGGCCGGCAAGTTATGCCGGGCCGGATTCAAGACCATCAGGCTCGGGTTCGAGAGCGTCAGTCGGCAGGAAGATTCGTCGCGCAAGACCGCTTCGGCCGACCTGCCCCGGACGCTGGGCTATCTTTACCAATCCGGATTCAAGCCGGTTGATGTCGGCGTTTATGTCCTGATGGGACTGCCCGGCCAGGCGCTCGAGGAAGTGGACCAAAGCATCGAGTTCGTCCATAAAAGCGGCGGGATAATCAAGATGGCCCAATACGCCCCGGTTCCCGGCACGCCAGATTTCCTCAAGGCGGCCAAAGAACTTCCTCAGATAACTGCCGAACCGCTCCTGCACAACAAATCGGTTTACTCCTGCCGTATGCCCGGCGTTGGTTTTGATGATTTAGAGGCTATCAAAGACAAGGCAAAACAGCTCAACAGCCGGTTAAAACCTAATACTTAA
- a CDS encoding (Fe-S)-binding protein, which translates to MRLDPQVLEQCAKCGQCRSVCPVFAALKDEALVARGRIAFLKEQLPIHSSRSREIINSCLMCLRCEDNCPSLVETGKAFKSGRARAVRQKGLPLPVWLGFNWILPHRWLYDLSIWVMSRIIPIWKFVGATLAVARNKAGARPASTGYARPPLRHLPLALGELTAKIPRLAKKPALDSYLPQSHRGNKPKVAIFVGCAINYIYPEVLGDIIKVLDKMGVYYYIPQDQLCCGLPALLSGDVRTARKLAQHNIKALKDADIVLTACATCGRMLKTEYPLLLATEAQRTQSHPEIMDVMEFCLAENRINYSKPSAPNSTLYHEPCHSTWNNSPEMIRSFLRKETAYRESEADLCCGGGGLFGFKYPELSRRIGQARLDGIVKSNPDVVVTNCPGCMMQLEYLLGSADKGRVKVRHAISVLADTV; encoded by the coding sequence ATGAGATTAGACCCTCAAGTTTTAGAACAGTGCGCTAAATGCGGCCAGTGCCGGTCGGTCTGCCCGGTATTCGCCGCGCTTAAAGATGAAGCCCTGGTGGCACGCGGACGCATTGCCTTCCTTAAGGAACAACTGCCCATCCATTCCAGCCGGTCCCGTGAGATTATCAACTCCTGCCTGATGTGCCTGCGCTGTGAGGATAATTGCCCGTCATTGGTTGAGACCGGCAAGGCCTTCAAGTCCGGCCGGGCCCGGGCGGTCCGTCAAAAGGGACTGCCTCTGCCGGTATGGCTCGGGTTTAACTGGATTCTGCCGCACCGCTGGCTCTATGACCTGTCGATTTGGGTAATGAGTCGGATTATTCCTATTTGGAAATTTGTAGGGGCAACCCTTGCGGTTGCCCGAAATAAGGCAGGCGCGAGGCCTGCCTCTACAGGGTATGCCCGTCCGCCGCTCCGGCACCTGCCTCTGGCGCTGGGCGAGCTGACTGCCAAGATACCGCGGCTGGCTAAGAAACCGGCGCTGGATTCATATTTGCCACAGAGCCACAGAGGCAATAAGCCAAAGGTGGCTATATTCGTCGGATGTGCCATAAATTATATCTACCCTGAAGTGCTGGGCGATATCATCAAGGTGCTGGATAAGATGGGCGTGTATTACTATATTCCGCAGGACCAGTTATGCTGCGGACTGCCGGCATTGCTTTCGGGTGATGTCCGGACCGCCCGGAAGCTGGCCCAACATAATATCAAAGCGCTTAAGGACGCTGACATCGTCCTGACCGCTTGCGCTACCTGCGGCCGGATGCTTAAAACGGAGTATCCTTTGTTACTAGCTACGGAGGCTCAGAGGACACAGAGCCATCCTGAGATAATGGATGTGATGGAATTCTGCCTGGCTGAGAATAGAATTAATTACTCCAAACCCAGCGCTCCGAACTCTACATTATACCACGAGCCTTGCCATTCCACCTGGAATAATTCGCCGGAGATGATAAGGTCGTTCCTGCGCAAGGAAACTGCCTATCGTGAATCCGAGGCCGACCTGTGCTGCGGCGGGGGCGGGTTGTTCGGTTTTAAGTATCCGGAGCTGTCCCGGCGCATCGGCCAAGCCCGGCTGGACGGTATTGTCAAATCCAATCCCGATGTTGTGGTCACCAACTGCCCGGGCTGTATGATGCAATTGGAATACCTGCTCGGTTCGGCTGATAAGGGCCGGGTCAAGGTCCGCCACGCCATTAGCGTATTGGCTGATACTGTTTAA
- a CDS encoding FAD-binding oxidoreductase: protein MYDKLRKIISAERISRLPEDRLAASYDASKLQHLPDIVVKPLNAAEISDVLKIASEHATPVYPRGAASSVTGSAVPVKGGIVIDLSLMNRIIEINPVNFTAVVEPGVVCADFQKAVSRHGLFYPPDPASADFCTLGGNVACGAGGLRCIKYGTTRDYVLGLEAVLPSGQIIHTGRKTLKRSTGYDLARLFIGSEGTLGIITQIILRLVPKPQSEATFFIFYDNEPAAVKLGLDTLAKRILPRAIEFMDASSLKAVTAYLKDIDFGKSEIRNPKSEIGSGILIELDGDPNDLAGQAKALEELISQSRPGKMLRANGPEEAKSLWAIRKAVSPALYSITAQKASEDICVPRDQITHILAVIKSIESKYGIPIATFGHLGDGNLHVNFLISNEAHKTSLEKALDELFTETVKCGGTLSGEHGIGLTKSRFLALELSAAEIELMKQLKTLFDPKGIMNSGKIFPAETTNAH, encoded by the coding sequence ATGTACGACAAACTAAGAAAAATAATCTCGGCGGAACGGATTTCCAGGTTGCCTGAGGACCGGTTAGCCGCGTCTTACGACGCCTCCAAACTCCAGCATCTGCCGGACATAGTTGTTAAGCCGCTTAATGCCGCCGAGATATCCGATGTCCTTAAGATTGCCTCGGAGCACGCTACCCCGGTCTACCCGCGGGGTGCGGCCAGTTCCGTTACCGGCTCGGCCGTGCCGGTCAAGGGCGGGATTGTCATAGACCTGTCTTTAATGAACCGTATCATAGAGATTAATCCGGTTAACTTCACGGCCGTGGTTGAGCCGGGTGTGGTCTGCGCTGATTTTCAGAAGGCGGTCAGCCGGCACGGCCTGTTTTACCCGCCTGACCCGGCCAGCGCCGATTTCTGCACCCTGGGCGGCAATGTTGCCTGCGGCGCCGGAGGCCTGCGCTGTATCAAATACGGCACCACCAGGGATTACGTGCTTGGGCTGGAAGCTGTCCTGCCCAGCGGTCAAATCATCCATACCGGACGCAAGACGCTCAAGCGCTCGACCGGCTACGACCTGGCCCGCCTGTTTATCGGTTCCGAGGGAACCCTGGGCATCATCACCCAGATAATCCTGCGGCTGGTGCCCAAACCGCAGTCCGAGGCGACTTTCTTTATATTTTACGATAATGAACCGGCGGCCGTAAAGCTGGGGTTGGATACGCTGGCCAAACGGATATTGCCCCGGGCCATAGAGTTTATGGACGCTTCATCGCTCAAGGCGGTTACAGCATATCTTAAAGATATTGATTTTGGTAAATCCGAAATCCGAAATCCGAAATCCGAAATTGGGAGCGGGATTTTGATAGAGCTGGACGGCGACCCGAACGACTTGGCCGGCCAAGCCAAGGCGCTGGAGGAATTAATCAGCCAGTCAAGGCCGGGCAAGATGCTCCGGGCAAACGGCCCGGAAGAAGCCAAATCGCTCTGGGCCATCCGCAAGGCCGTTTCTCCGGCGCTTTATTCCATCACCGCCCAGAAGGCCAGTGAGGACATCTGCGTGCCGCGTGACCAAATCACCCATATCCTGGCCGTGATTAAGTCCATAGAATCAAAATACGGAATCCCCATTGCCACCTTCGGCCATCTGGGCGACGGCAACCTGCACGTTAATTTCCTTATCTCTAACGAGGCACACAAAACATCGTTGGAAAAGGCGTTGGACGAACTCTTTACCGAGACCGTTAAGTGCGGCGGAACGCTTTCAGGCGAGCACGGCATCGGGCTGACCAAGTCGCGTTTCCTGGCGCTGGAGCTGAGCGCCGCCGAGATAGAGCTGATGAAGCAGTTGAAAACACTCTTTGACCCCAAGGGGATAATGAATTCCGGCAAAATATTCCCCGCTGAAACCACGAATGCACACTAA